The Bemisia tabaci chromosome 5, PGI_BMITA_v3 genome includes a window with the following:
- the LOC109036554 gene encoding UPAR/Ly6 domain-containing protein crok — protein MADSCAYTCILGIFLVAVCFLNQPVEGIKCWQCSTDVDPRCGEPFNHTQFTLTDCDRERTHSAYLQDHAVCRKSIHRINDERVIIRSCSWEPDNKNVEGPCSPSSSPSYIKVEFCETCNTDACNKAPTLRESIIAIVLPVVMVTLLTKFGSNTV, from the exons ATGGCCGATTCTTGTGCTTACACCTGTATCCTCGGGATTTTCCTCGTCGCCGTGTGTTTCTTGAATCAACCAG ttgAAGGAATCAAATGCTGGCAGTGCTCTACAGACGTAGATCCTCGATGTGGCGAGCCCTTCAACCACACACAATTCACCCTCACAGATTGTGACAGGGAGAGAACCCACTCTGCTTACCTTCAAGACCATGCTGTCTGCAGGAAGTCCATTCACAGAA TAAACGACGAGAGAGTGATCATCCGATCCTGCAGTTGGGAGCCGGACAACAAGAATGTGGAAGGCCCCTGCTCCCCATCCTCGTCACCATCCTACATCAAAGTCGAATTTTGCGAAACGTGCAACACGGACGCCTGCAACAAAGCTCCCACCCTCCGAGAGTCCATCATCGCAATCGTCTTACCCGTCGTAATGGTTACACTCCTAACCAAATTCGGAAGCAATACCGTCTAG